A single genomic interval of Nocardioides palaemonis harbors:
- a CDS encoding ATP-binding protein has product MTGDLVSWVNDRLEQSTLTEEAQLLVLAALDGEAELLSYLDDGDVPDRPEPQTAEEVKEPGGTFLSSLRVQGFRGIGEMVDVSLDARPGLTIIAGRNGSGKSSLSEALEFVLTGDTYRWNKSSVEWRKAWRNLHHGQASVSVGLVEEESGPVTVTATWGDTETDVDMATVKSQRAGQKQGDGTNDLGWATALEQYRPILSYDELGGLLEGGRAQLYDAMASILGVEQLTDALRHINRQLQERKRPGTDLGAQRRKLAVEAAAIDDERAVEAKKLLGKTAPDVDRLRALSTGTAAPDSGPVSGLRALIALPGVAPVDEAERAAGVLRAAVAALADAKGDVSTRSMARLELLEAALSTHEQHGDMPCPVCRQGELDENWRSLSVDLVAQRRAEHEGVRRARQDLSVALRAARRLVSPPPSSLSSPPVAELGELVTVTRKLWETWSDAPAGDDAAAALALADHLGNTTTLTRTLDELRLAAQGQLTQLDDTWQPFATQLATWCDAWRTWLADKPRADQLADASAWLKDNDKLLKNQRLEPIEERAKKAWAKLRQESNVDIGNLSLSGTGNQRRVMIDASVDGTDVPGFTVLSQGELHALALALFLPRATMAESPFRFLVLDDPVQAMDPAKVDGLVELLSELAQTRQVIVLSHDDRLPAAVRRADVGATVLEVSRGTHSRVSVAVVTDPASRYLGDAFALIREAEEERLPEPVMRRTLPGLLRFAAESAARDAYFAVRLRSGVPLAEVEDGWTSARTTRARVGIAVFGEQRPNHDLDAWAAAPYRRFALRSVGSSMHSGLKPELNARDAVRAVEKLVADLRSLV; this is encoded by the coding sequence ATGACGGGGGATCTTGTGAGCTGGGTAAACGACCGGCTGGAGCAGTCGACGCTGACCGAGGAGGCGCAGCTTCTAGTGCTGGCCGCGTTGGACGGTGAGGCAGAGCTCCTGTCGTACCTGGACGACGGCGACGTGCCAGATCGACCGGAGCCTCAGACCGCGGAGGAGGTCAAGGAGCCGGGCGGCACGTTCCTGAGCTCGCTACGCGTCCAAGGCTTCCGAGGGATCGGGGAGATGGTCGACGTCTCGCTCGACGCCCGTCCCGGGCTCACCATCATCGCCGGCCGCAACGGCTCGGGTAAGTCGAGCCTGTCGGAGGCTCTCGAGTTTGTTCTGACCGGTGACACCTACCGGTGGAACAAGTCGTCGGTCGAGTGGCGCAAAGCGTGGCGAAACCTTCACCACGGCCAAGCGAGCGTTTCCGTCGGCTTAGTTGAGGAAGAGTCCGGGCCTGTAACGGTCACGGCGACATGGGGCGACACCGAGACCGATGTCGACATGGCGACCGTCAAGTCGCAGCGCGCCGGTCAGAAACAGGGTGACGGGACGAACGACCTTGGCTGGGCGACAGCGTTGGAGCAGTACCGGCCCATCTTGTCCTACGACGAGCTTGGCGGACTGCTCGAGGGTGGTCGTGCCCAGCTCTACGACGCGATGGCCAGCATCCTGGGGGTGGAGCAGCTCACTGACGCGCTTCGGCACATCAACCGCCAGCTCCAGGAGCGCAAGAGGCCCGGGACCGACCTTGGGGCTCAACGGCGGAAACTGGCCGTCGAGGCAGCGGCGATCGATGACGAGCGCGCAGTGGAGGCCAAGAAGTTGCTCGGAAAGACCGCGCCCGACGTAGATCGACTGCGCGCCCTGTCCACAGGCACCGCCGCGCCCGACTCCGGTCCGGTCTCCGGGCTGCGCGCGCTCATCGCGCTGCCCGGAGTCGCGCCCGTTGATGAGGCTGAGCGTGCCGCAGGCGTGCTGCGAGCTGCCGTGGCGGCGTTGGCCGATGCAAAGGGCGACGTGTCGACGCGCTCTATGGCTCGTCTCGAACTGCTCGAAGCGGCACTCAGCACTCACGAACAACACGGTGACATGCCTTGCCCTGTGTGCAGGCAAGGCGAGCTCGATGAGAACTGGCGCTCGTTGAGCGTCGATCTGGTCGCCCAGCGTCGCGCCGAGCACGAGGGTGTGCGCCGCGCGAGGCAGGACCTCTCGGTCGCCCTGCGTGCGGCGCGTCGCCTCGTCTCCCCGCCGCCGAGCTCGCTCTCGTCCCCTCCGGTTGCCGAGCTCGGCGAGCTCGTGACGGTCACTAGGAAGCTATGGGAAACGTGGTCTGACGCGCCTGCGGGGGACGATGCCGCTGCCGCGCTCGCCCTCGCTGATCACCTCGGCAACACCACCACACTGACCAGGACGCTTGACGAGCTTCGACTCGCTGCCCAGGGGCAGCTCACCCAGCTCGACGACACATGGCAACCCTTCGCAACACAGCTCGCGACCTGGTGCGACGCGTGGCGCACCTGGCTCGCCGACAAACCACGAGCAGACCAGCTCGCGGATGCATCCGCCTGGTTGAAGGACAATGACAAGCTGCTCAAGAATCAGCGCCTGGAACCCATTGAGGAGCGCGCGAAGAAGGCGTGGGCCAAGCTTCGTCAGGAGAGCAACGTCGACATCGGCAACCTCTCCCTCAGCGGGACAGGCAATCAACGTCGGGTGATGATCGACGCTTCAGTCGACGGCACGGACGTACCAGGCTTCACCGTCCTCAGCCAAGGTGAGCTTCACGCGCTTGCTCTGGCGCTATTCCTGCCGCGTGCGACGATGGCAGAGTCACCATTCAGGTTCCTCGTGCTCGACGACCCGGTGCAGGCCATGGATCCTGCCAAGGTCGATGGGCTCGTCGAACTGCTGTCTGAACTAGCCCAGACCCGACAGGTGATCGTGCTCAGCCACGACGATCGCCTACCTGCTGCCGTTCGGCGCGCGGACGTAGGCGCCACGGTGCTGGAGGTCTCGCGCGGCACACACTCGCGCGTCAGTGTCGCCGTGGTTACAGACCCGGCGTCGCGTTACCTCGGCGATGCATTCGCCCTGATCCGCGAGGCCGAGGAGGAGCGACTGCCGGAGCCGGTGATGCGGCGAACGCTCCCTGGTCTCCTGCGCTTCGCCGCTGAGTCGGCGGCGCGCGACGCCTACTTTGCTGTGCGGCTGAGGAGCGGCGTCCCGCTCGCCGAGGTCGAAGATGGGTGGACCTCCGCCCGTACCACCCGAGCCAGGGTCGGTATCGCAGTGTTCGGCGAGCAGCGCCCCAACCACGACCTCGACGCATGGGCAGCTGCGCCCTACCGGAGGTTCGCCCTTCGCAGCGTCGGTAGCTCGATGCACTCAGGCTTGAAGCCCGAGCTCAATGCGAGGGACGCCGTCCGTGCTGTCGAGAAGCTGGTCGCTGACCTGCGGAGCCTCGTGTGA
- a CDS encoding helix-turn-helix transcriptional regulator has translation MPNAKTGTHRPLPEPAARSLATALRSRREAAGLTQEDLASTAQISVQAVRRIEAATANPTLGTLYAVATALDVSWTELILEVGD, from the coding sequence GTGCCCAACGCCAAGACCGGTACTCACCGGCCACTTCCTGAGCCCGCTGCCAGATCACTAGCCACCGCCCTGCGCTCTCGACGCGAAGCAGCTGGTCTTACTCAAGAAGACCTGGCGAGCACTGCCCAGATATCAGTCCAGGCAGTTCGTCGGATCGAAGCTGCAACCGCCAACCCAACGCTTGGCACGCTCTACGCCGTCGCCACTGCACTGGACGTCTCTTGGACCGAGCTCATCCTTGAGGTCGGTGACTGA
- a CDS encoding YDG/SRA domain-containing protein, with protein sequence MATQYHFGELPGEPVGSKYVNRAAAAAAGVHQVRMQGIAGNRKVGCASIVMSGGYDTDEDHGHEIFYTGRGGQNPVNPRGPHIADQDLSLNDNAALVTSESTGKPLRIVRGAGHKSPFAPADGYRYDGLYRVAAHYPIKHAQDGFVRWMFHLVQLTAEEASPFTPAENRASNAEAFVMQGLGSGTLGDGEATANGDPFFSAPTLLVMPDGAASPGTKTVVTQRVIRDTKVTAAVKAMYDNACQFCGTRLATRDGHYSEGAHVRPLGKPHHGPDVMGNILCLCPNHHAAFDKGGIYVDDDLNVRHQDGTKIGSLELHDQHELDTNSFSYHRAHHGLEVTAVPPL encoded by the coding sequence ATGGCTACGCAGTACCACTTCGGCGAACTGCCGGGGGAGCCTGTCGGCTCGAAGTACGTCAACCGGGCGGCGGCCGCGGCGGCAGGCGTTCACCAAGTGCGCATGCAGGGTATCGCCGGGAACCGCAAGGTCGGCTGCGCCTCAATCGTCATGTCTGGCGGGTATGACACGGACGAGGACCACGGTCACGAGATCTTCTACACGGGTCGTGGTGGTCAGAATCCGGTGAATCCGCGCGGCCCGCATATCGCTGACCAAGACCTCAGCCTTAACGACAACGCCGCACTAGTGACGAGCGAGTCGACCGGCAAGCCGCTTCGCATCGTCAGGGGAGCGGGGCACAAGAGTCCGTTCGCGCCGGCAGACGGGTACCGATACGATGGTCTGTACCGGGTCGCTGCGCACTATCCAATCAAGCATGCGCAAGACGGATTCGTGCGATGGATGTTTCATCTCGTGCAGCTGACTGCTGAGGAGGCGTCTCCGTTTACACCAGCGGAGAATCGGGCGTCGAACGCCGAGGCCTTCGTGATGCAGGGCCTGGGTTCGGGCACGTTGGGAGACGGTGAGGCCACAGCGAACGGTGATCCTTTCTTCAGTGCGCCGACGCTGCTCGTCATGCCCGATGGCGCGGCAAGTCCCGGCACCAAGACGGTCGTCACACAGCGAGTCATTCGCGACACAAAGGTCACCGCAGCCGTGAAGGCGATGTACGACAACGCCTGCCAGTTCTGCGGTACCCGCCTGGCCACACGTGACGGACACTATTCCGAGGGCGCCCATGTGCGACCCTTAGGCAAGCCGCATCACGGGCCCGATGTGATGGGGAACATTCTGTGTCTGTGCCCCAACCATCACGCTGCGTTCGATAAAGGCGGAATCTATGTCGATGACGACCTGAACGTGCGACACCAGGACGGCACGAAGATCGGGTCTCTCGAGCTACACGACCAGCATGAACTCGACACCAACAGTTTCAGCTATCACCGCGCTCACCACGGACTCGAGGTCACTGCGGTTCCACCGCTATGA
- a CDS encoding (deoxy)nucleoside triphosphate pyrophosphohydrolase, protein MQQTHSARINVGMARYIEVVGAVIVRNGLALCAKRGPCGRLAGLWEFPGGKVEAGEDAATALAREIDEELQCGVAVGEMVTATVHEYDFGIVRLTTFFCDLVDDEPVLTEHVDGLWAGPDQLASLAWAPADLPAVEIVINRLAGDPRR, encoded by the coding sequence ATGCAGCAGACCCATTCTGCCCGTATAAATGTCGGTATGGCTCGATACATCGAGGTCGTCGGCGCGGTGATCGTTCGCAATGGCTTGGCCCTCTGCGCGAAGCGTGGCCCGTGCGGACGCCTTGCTGGACTGTGGGAGTTCCCCGGCGGCAAGGTCGAAGCTGGAGAAGATGCAGCGACCGCTCTTGCGCGAGAGATCGACGAAGAGCTGCAGTGCGGAGTAGCCGTAGGCGAAATGGTTACAGCTACAGTCCACGAGTACGACTTCGGGATTGTCCGCCTCACGACGTTTTTTTGCGATCTGGTCGACGACGAACCCGTCCTTACCGAGCACGTAGATGGGCTCTGGGCAGGACCTGATCAGCTTGCAAGCTTGGCCTGGGCACCCGCTGATCTCCCAGCGGTTGAGATCGTAATCAACCGCCTTGCTGGTGATCCGCGACGGTAA